A single window of Vespa crabro chromosome 23, iyVesCrab1.2, whole genome shotgun sequence DNA harbors:
- the LOC124432116 gene encoding amyloid beta A4 precursor protein-binding family B member 1-interacting protein-like isoform X4, translating into MDRYEEEADDSDNETDPEQLLNEWLGELDSLTVGLDNVSSATLRPFNSDINTPRIDSYRFSMANLEDSQDVDLDAILGELCALERRCDGDIAATPAQDSQRQGRPNNGRITATDNTDIGKNEGGIRTDSPDNDSAFSDTVSMLSSESSASSSGSGHKPPQSAMHTAPQQQPHQLMDAASRAKAEKIRLALEKMREASVQKLFIKAFTLDGSGKSLLVDEGMSVAHVSRLLADKNHVPMDPKWAVVEHLPDLFMERVYEDHELLVENLLLWTRDSKNKLLFVERPDKTQLFLTPERFLLGPSDRCSNEYDDHSRNILLEEFFSSSNVGVPEVEGPLYLKSDSKKGWKKYHFILRASGLYYWPKEKARTARDLVCLATFDVNQVYYGVGWKKKYKAPTDFCFAVKHPRLQQPKSTKYIKFLCAEDNASLERWMVGIRVAKYGRQLMENYRTLVDELAQEDLDLLAHARSCSVSSIAVPPNQTQYNTTNDNARQFIENARHETQATARQYDGQQRQSYNSEQRQSYNNDGRLSRASSSSSSGCLSDGAPSSCEVAFECGEFPTGTIKRKPSMNPKLPLTSITRQLKEVGETVRDEPDSCPSPTSSGSGTLTRRHSRRRSGTDSDGSGTLKRHHRSGNATPVSPVPPGTPVRERASPMGYGRTESQESKTPTSPIQPCMMDSITSLPPPPSPSRVAEEGESDSEPLPPPPPEMFRSNLSLDSLPPPPGVGELPVCNTPELTGSSLSLASLPPPPSPLVGETGTIRRARPAKTSSPANSMTPESTPTHAASSRPSNSNNQTYTSATSIATPNASALQNSQSYGSSSNAATNSSNSPHSSYPGSSASTPTYAPSSPSFTSPPPFVPPPAYGSQAQHVGTQSLTRQNSKTESIYGSHQSGHNTVPNPIRPNPNMDTVRRSAMKQGTSHYAAPPYLAELKAASSPQPQRRVTIQEPPTSPKSKGGTGKKITFNLPAQQEPGSPALPQRKPMPPRRSDSTRLTSPKKLAASDQAPPGDFLKDLQRVMRKKWQVAQKCKLDSTTTPHEVLGFRDPPPAVADYRETNVSNWVQEHYGVDNLYENVYTTDPHAPLEYASSPARQPTVRFADENRSINIVNVIASKRRPPPPPPKRAETTHLTTTRAMH; encoded by the exons GGTCTCGATAATGTGAGCTCGGCAACCCTCAGGCCTTTCAACTCGGACATCAATACTCCGAGAATCGACAGCTACAGGTTTTCTATGGCCAATCTCGAAG ATTCGCAAGATGTCGACCTGGATGCAATTCTCGGTGAACTGTGCGCATTGGAGCGACGTTGCGATGGTGATATCGCGGCTACTCCGGCGCAAGATTCTCAAAGACAAGGACGTCCCAATAACGGAAGGATCACCGCCACCGATAACACGGATATCGGCAAAAATGAAGGTG GCATTCGCACGGACAGTCCCGACAACGATAGCGCATTTTCGGACACGGTTTCGATGCTGTCCAGCGAGAGTTCAGCGAGCAGCAGCGGCTCGGGACACAAGCCACCTCAGAGCGCCATGCATACGGCTCCTCAACAACAGCCGCATCAACTTATGG atGCCGCGAGCAGAGCGAAAGCCGAGAAGATACGGCTGGCGTTGGAAAAGATGAGAGAGGCAAGCGTTCAAAAGCTCTTTATTAAAGCTTTCACGTTGGATGGGAGCGGCAAAAGTCTCCTCGTAGACGAGGGTATGAGCGTGGCTCACGTATCGAGGCTTCTCGCGGACAAGAATCACGTGCCAATGGATCCAAAATGGGCCGTAGTCGAACACTTGCCGGATCTCTTTATGG AAAGAGTATACGAGGATCATGAGCTATTGGTGGAAAATTTGTTACTATGGACGAGAGATTCGAAGAACAAGTTGTTATTCGTCGAGAGGCCGGACAAAACACAACTCTTCCTAACTCCTGAGAGATTTCTGTTAGGTCCCTCGGATAGGTGTAGCAACGAATACGACGATCATTCgcgtaatatattattggaGGAATTCTTCTCGAGCAGTAACGTCGGCGTTCCCGAG GTCGAAGGACCGTTGTACTTGAAGTCCGACAGTAAGAAGGGTTGGAAAAAGTATCATTTCATACTACGAGCATCTGGCCTTTATTACTGGCCCAAAGAGAAAGCTCGTACCGCCAGAGATCTCGTATGTTTAGCCACGTTCGACGTGAACCAAGTTTATTACGGTGTCGGCTGGAAGAAAAAGTACAAAGCACCGACTGATTTTTGTTTCGCCGTAAAGCATCCGAGATTACAGCAACCCAAATCGACGAAATACATAAAGTTTTTATGCGCGGAAGACAACGCGTCTTTGGAGCGATGGATGGTAGGCATTAGAGTGGCCAAATACGGTAGGCAGCTAATGGAGAATTACAGAACATTGGTGGACGAGCTCGCGCAGGAAGACCTCGATCTATTGGCGCACGCGAGATCGTGCTCGGTCAGCTCGATCGCCGTACCACCTAATCAAACTCAATATAATACGACCAACGACAATGCTCGGCAATTCATCGAAAATGCAAGGCACGAGACCCAAGCGACGGCGAGGCAATACGATGGTCAACAACGGCAGAGTTACAATTCGGAACAGCGACAAAGTTATAACAACGATGGAAGGCTTAGCAGAGCCAGTAGTTCGAGTTCAAGCGGATGTTTGTCCGATGGAGCACCGAGTAGTTGCGAG gtGGCCTTCGAGTGTGGAGAATTTCCAACCGGAACGATAAAGCGAAAACCTTCCATGAACCCGAAACTTCCGCTAACGTCGATCACGAGGCAATTGAAGGAGGTGGGCGAGACGGTACGCGACGAGCCGGACTCTTGTCCGAGTCCAACCAGCTCTGGTTCAGGTACCTTAACCAGAAGACATAGCCGCAGAAGAAGCGGTACCGATTCGGATGGATCGGGCACCCTAAAAAGACATCACAGATCCGGCAACGCTACTCCGGTCAGTCCTGTACCACCTGGAACGCcggtgagagagagagccagtCCTATGGGATACGGGAGAACGGAGAGTCAAGAGTCCAAGACGCCGACCAGTCCTATACAACCGTGTATG ATGGATTCTATCACGTCGCTGCCACCTCCACCGTCGCCCTCGAGAGTCGCCGAAGAAGGGGAATCGGATAGCGAACCTttaccaccgccaccaccagaAATGTTCCGTTCGAATCTCTCCCTGGACTCGTTACCGCCACCGCCAGGTGTAGGCGAACTTCCAGTTTGTAACACGCCCGAGTTGACTGGCTCCTCGTTGAGTCTCGCTTCCTTACCACCGCCGCCAAGTCCTCTGGTCGGTGAGACCGGCACGATACGCCGTGCGAGACCGGCGAAAACTTCGAGTCCAGCGAACTCTATGACACCCGAGAGTACGCCTACGCACGCCGCTTCCTCCAGGCCATCCAATAGCAACAATCAGACGTATACGAGCGCGACGAGTATCGCGACGCCAAATGCTTCTGCTCTTCAAAACAGTCAGAGTTACGGAAGCAGCAGCAACGCCGCGACGAACTCGTCGAATTCTCCACACAGTTCCTATCCTGGCTCGAGCGCCAGCACACCGACATACGCACCGAGTTCGCCAAGTTTCACGTCCCCACCACCCTTCGTTCCACCCCCGGCTTATGGTTCTCAAGCGCAACATGTCGGCACGCAAAGCTTAACGAGACAAAATTCGAAAACCGAGTCGATCTACGGGAGTCATCAGAGTGGCCACAATACCGTACCCAATCCGATCAGGCCCAATCCGAACATGGACACGGTCAGAAGGAGTGCCATGAAGCAAGGTACGAGCCATTATGCCGCTCCGCCCTATCTCGCCGAATTGAAAGCCGCATCTAGCCCGCAACCGCAGCGTCGAGTGACCATTCAAGAACCACCGACCTCGCCCAAGTCGAAAGGCGGTACGGGCAAAAAGATAACGTTCAATTTACCGGCGCAACAAGAACCCGGTAGTCCAGCGTTGCCGCAAAGAAAGCCAATGCCACCGAGAAGATCCGACAGTACCAGATTGACTTCGCCGAAAAAACTAGCTGCCTCGGATCAGGCACCACCTGGTGACTTTTTGAAGGATCTACAACGCGttatgagaaagaaatggcAGGTCGCGCAAAAGTGTAAACTCGACTCGACCACGACGCCCCACGAGGTCTTAGGTTTTCGAGATCCGCCACCTGCCGTAGCCGACTACAGAGAGACCAATGTCTCCAATTGGGTACAGGAGCATTACGGAGTGGACAATCTCTATGAAAACGTTTACACGACGGATCCGCATGCACCGCTCGAATATGCCTCAAGTCCTGCTCGTCAGCCTACCGTCAGATTCGCCGACGAAAATCGTAGCATCAATATCGTCAACGTAATCGCCAGTAAAAGGAGACCACCTCCGCCACCGCCGAAAAGGGCGGAGACCACACATCTGACCACGACCAGGGCGATGCACTGA
- the LOC124432116 gene encoding amyloid beta A4 precursor protein-binding family B member 1-interacting protein-like isoform X3, protein MDWMRRQDIKEESAETPAVLTPEDADECYFEEDTSIDEGMGLDNVSSATLRPFNSDINTPRIDSYRFSMANLEDSQDVDLDAILGELCALERRCDGDIAATPAQDSQRQGRPNNGRITATDNTDIGKNEGGIRTDSPDNDSAFSDTVSMLSSESSASSSGSGHKPPQSAMHTAPQQQPHQLMDAASRAKAEKIRLALEKMREASVQKLFIKAFTLDGSGKSLLVDEGMSVAHVSRLLADKNHVPMDPKWAVVEHLPDLFMERVYEDHELLVENLLLWTRDSKNKLLFVERPDKTQLFLTPERFLLGPSDRCSNEYDDHSRNILLEEFFSSSNVGVPEVEGPLYLKSDSKKGWKKYHFILRASGLYYWPKEKARTARDLVCLATFDVNQVYYGVGWKKKYKAPTDFCFAVKHPRLQQPKSTKYIKFLCAEDNASLERWMVGIRVAKYGRQLMENYRTLVDELAQEDLDLLAHARSCSVSSIAVPPNQTQYNTTNDNARQFIENARHETQATARQYDGQQRQSYNSEQRQSYNNDGRLSRASSSSSSGCLSDGAPSSCEVAFECGEFPTGTIKRKPSMNPKLPLTSITRQLKEVGETVRDEPDSCPSPTSSGSGTLTRRHSRRRSGTDSDGSGTLKRHHRSGNATPVSPVPPGTPVRERASPMGYGRTESQESKTPTSPIQPCMMDSITSLPPPPSPSRVAEEGESDSEPLPPPPPEMFRSNLSLDSLPPPPGVGELPVCNTPELTGSSLSLASLPPPPSPLVGETGTIRRARPAKTSSPANSMTPESTPTHAASSRPSNSNNQTYTSATSIATPNASALQNSQSYGSSSNAATNSSNSPHSSYPGSSASTPTYAPSSPSFTSPPPFVPPPAYGSQAQHVGTQSLTRQNSKTESIYGSHQSGHNTVPNPIRPNPNMDTVRRSAMKQGTSHYAAPPYLAELKAASSPQPQRRVTIQEPPTSPKSKGGTGKKITFNLPAQQEPGSPALPQRKPMPPRRSDSTRLTSPKKLAASDQAPPGDFLKDLQRVMRKKWQVAQKCKLDSTTTPHEVLGFRDPPPAVADYRETNVSNWVQEHYGVDNLYENVYTTDPHAPLEYASSPARQPTVRFADENRSINIVNVIASKRRPPPPPPKRAETTHLTTTRAMH, encoded by the exons GGTCTCGATAATGTGAGCTCGGCAACCCTCAGGCCTTTCAACTCGGACATCAATACTCCGAGAATCGACAGCTACAGGTTTTCTATGGCCAATCTCGAAG ATTCGCAAGATGTCGACCTGGATGCAATTCTCGGTGAACTGTGCGCATTGGAGCGACGTTGCGATGGTGATATCGCGGCTACTCCGGCGCAAGATTCTCAAAGACAAGGACGTCCCAATAACGGAAGGATCACCGCCACCGATAACACGGATATCGGCAAAAATGAAGGTG GCATTCGCACGGACAGTCCCGACAACGATAGCGCATTTTCGGACACGGTTTCGATGCTGTCCAGCGAGAGTTCAGCGAGCAGCAGCGGCTCGGGACACAAGCCACCTCAGAGCGCCATGCATACGGCTCCTCAACAACAGCCGCATCAACTTATGG atGCCGCGAGCAGAGCGAAAGCCGAGAAGATACGGCTGGCGTTGGAAAAGATGAGAGAGGCAAGCGTTCAAAAGCTCTTTATTAAAGCTTTCACGTTGGATGGGAGCGGCAAAAGTCTCCTCGTAGACGAGGGTATGAGCGTGGCTCACGTATCGAGGCTTCTCGCGGACAAGAATCACGTGCCAATGGATCCAAAATGGGCCGTAGTCGAACACTTGCCGGATCTCTTTATGG AAAGAGTATACGAGGATCATGAGCTATTGGTGGAAAATTTGTTACTATGGACGAGAGATTCGAAGAACAAGTTGTTATTCGTCGAGAGGCCGGACAAAACACAACTCTTCCTAACTCCTGAGAGATTTCTGTTAGGTCCCTCGGATAGGTGTAGCAACGAATACGACGATCATTCgcgtaatatattattggaGGAATTCTTCTCGAGCAGTAACGTCGGCGTTCCCGAG GTCGAAGGACCGTTGTACTTGAAGTCCGACAGTAAGAAGGGTTGGAAAAAGTATCATTTCATACTACGAGCATCTGGCCTTTATTACTGGCCCAAAGAGAAAGCTCGTACCGCCAGAGATCTCGTATGTTTAGCCACGTTCGACGTGAACCAAGTTTATTACGGTGTCGGCTGGAAGAAAAAGTACAAAGCACCGACTGATTTTTGTTTCGCCGTAAAGCATCCGAGATTACAGCAACCCAAATCGACGAAATACATAAAGTTTTTATGCGCGGAAGACAACGCGTCTTTGGAGCGATGGATGGTAGGCATTAGAGTGGCCAAATACGGTAGGCAGCTAATGGAGAATTACAGAACATTGGTGGACGAGCTCGCGCAGGAAGACCTCGATCTATTGGCGCACGCGAGATCGTGCTCGGTCAGCTCGATCGCCGTACCACCTAATCAAACTCAATATAATACGACCAACGACAATGCTCGGCAATTCATCGAAAATGCAAGGCACGAGACCCAAGCGACGGCGAGGCAATACGATGGTCAACAACGGCAGAGTTACAATTCGGAACAGCGACAAAGTTATAACAACGATGGAAGGCTTAGCAGAGCCAGTAGTTCGAGTTCAAGCGGATGTTTGTCCGATGGAGCACCGAGTAGTTGCGAG gtGGCCTTCGAGTGTGGAGAATTTCCAACCGGAACGATAAAGCGAAAACCTTCCATGAACCCGAAACTTCCGCTAACGTCGATCACGAGGCAATTGAAGGAGGTGGGCGAGACGGTACGCGACGAGCCGGACTCTTGTCCGAGTCCAACCAGCTCTGGTTCAGGTACCTTAACCAGAAGACATAGCCGCAGAAGAAGCGGTACCGATTCGGATGGATCGGGCACCCTAAAAAGACATCACAGATCCGGCAACGCTACTCCGGTCAGTCCTGTACCACCTGGAACGCcggtgagagagagagccagtCCTATGGGATACGGGAGAACGGAGAGTCAAGAGTCCAAGACGCCGACCAGTCCTATACAACCGTGTATG ATGGATTCTATCACGTCGCTGCCACCTCCACCGTCGCCCTCGAGAGTCGCCGAAGAAGGGGAATCGGATAGCGAACCTttaccaccgccaccaccagaAATGTTCCGTTCGAATCTCTCCCTGGACTCGTTACCGCCACCGCCAGGTGTAGGCGAACTTCCAGTTTGTAACACGCCCGAGTTGACTGGCTCCTCGTTGAGTCTCGCTTCCTTACCACCGCCGCCAAGTCCTCTGGTCGGTGAGACCGGCACGATACGCCGTGCGAGACCGGCGAAAACTTCGAGTCCAGCGAACTCTATGACACCCGAGAGTACGCCTACGCACGCCGCTTCCTCCAGGCCATCCAATAGCAACAATCAGACGTATACGAGCGCGACGAGTATCGCGACGCCAAATGCTTCTGCTCTTCAAAACAGTCAGAGTTACGGAAGCAGCAGCAACGCCGCGACGAACTCGTCGAATTCTCCACACAGTTCCTATCCTGGCTCGAGCGCCAGCACACCGACATACGCACCGAGTTCGCCAAGTTTCACGTCCCCACCACCCTTCGTTCCACCCCCGGCTTATGGTTCTCAAGCGCAACATGTCGGCACGCAAAGCTTAACGAGACAAAATTCGAAAACCGAGTCGATCTACGGGAGTCATCAGAGTGGCCACAATACCGTACCCAATCCGATCAGGCCCAATCCGAACATGGACACGGTCAGAAGGAGTGCCATGAAGCAAGGTACGAGCCATTATGCCGCTCCGCCCTATCTCGCCGAATTGAAAGCCGCATCTAGCCCGCAACCGCAGCGTCGAGTGACCATTCAAGAACCACCGACCTCGCCCAAGTCGAAAGGCGGTACGGGCAAAAAGATAACGTTCAATTTACCGGCGCAACAAGAACCCGGTAGTCCAGCGTTGCCGCAAAGAAAGCCAATGCCACCGAGAAGATCCGACAGTACCAGATTGACTTCGCCGAAAAAACTAGCTGCCTCGGATCAGGCACCACCTGGTGACTTTTTGAAGGATCTACAACGCGttatgagaaagaaatggcAGGTCGCGCAAAAGTGTAAACTCGACTCGACCACGACGCCCCACGAGGTCTTAGGTTTTCGAGATCCGCCACCTGCCGTAGCCGACTACAGAGAGACCAATGTCTCCAATTGGGTACAGGAGCATTACGGAGTGGACAATCTCTATGAAAACGTTTACACGACGGATCCGCATGCACCGCTCGAATATGCCTCAAGTCCTGCTCGTCAGCCTACCGTCAGATTCGCCGACGAAAATCGTAGCATCAATATCGTCAACGTAATCGCCAGTAAAAGGAGACCACCTCCGCCACCGCCGAAAAGGGCGGAGACCACACATCTGACCACGACCAGGGCGATGCACTGA
- the LOC124432116 gene encoding amyloid beta A4 precursor protein-binding family B member 1-interacting protein-like isoform X6 yields MLISSNSSNNNGNNLRGSLSISYDSRMLTNFGSNDSILGYLTVKDSQDVDLDAILGELCALERRCDGDIAATPAQDSQRQGRPNNGRITATDNTDIGKNEGGIRTDSPDNDSAFSDTVSMLSSESSASSSGSGHKPPQSAMHTAPQQQPHQLMDAASRAKAEKIRLALEKMREASVQKLFIKAFTLDGSGKSLLVDEGMSVAHVSRLLADKNHVPMDPKWAVVEHLPDLFMERVYEDHELLVENLLLWTRDSKNKLLFVERPDKTQLFLTPERFLLGPSDRCSNEYDDHSRNILLEEFFSSSNVGVPEVEGPLYLKSDSKKGWKKYHFILRASGLYYWPKEKARTARDLVCLATFDVNQVYYGVGWKKKYKAPTDFCFAVKHPRLQQPKSTKYIKFLCAEDNASLERWMVGIRVAKYGRQLMENYRTLVDELAQEDLDLLAHARSCSVSSIAVPPNQTQYNTTNDNARQFIENARHETQATARQYDGQQRQSYNSEQRQSYNNDGRLSRASSSSSSGCLSDGAPSSCEVAFECGEFPTGTIKRKPSMNPKLPLTSITRQLKEVGETVRDEPDSCPSPTSSGSGTLTRRHSRRRSGTDSDGSGTLKRHHRSGNATPVSPVPPGTPVRERASPMGYGRTESQESKTPTSPIQPCMMDSITSLPPPPSPSRVAEEGESDSEPLPPPPPEMFRSNLSLDSLPPPPGVGELPVCNTPELTGSSLSLASLPPPPSPLVGETGTIRRARPAKTSSPANSMTPESTPTHAASSRPSNSNNQTYTSATSIATPNASALQNSQSYGSSSNAATNSSNSPHSSYPGSSASTPTYAPSSPSFTSPPPFVPPPAYGSQAQHVGTQSLTRQNSKTESIYGSHQSGHNTVPNPIRPNPNMDTVRRSAMKQGTSHYAAPPYLAELKAASSPQPQRRVTIQEPPTSPKSKGGTGKKITFNLPAQQEPGSPALPQRKPMPPRRSDSTRLTSPKKLAASDQAPPGDFLKDLQRVMRKKWQVAQKCKLDSTTTPHEVLGFRDPPPAVADYRETNVSNWVQEHYGVDNLYENVYTTDPHAPLEYASSPARQPTVRFADENRSINIVNVIASKRRPPPPPPKRAETTHLTTTRAMH; encoded by the exons ATGTTGatcagcagcaacagcagcaacaacaacggAAATAATCTCAGAGGATCGCTTTCCATTTCGTACGATTCTAGAATGCTGACGAACTTTGGCAGCAACGACAGCATACTCGGTTATCTTACTGTCAAAG ATTCGCAAGATGTCGACCTGGATGCAATTCTCGGTGAACTGTGCGCATTGGAGCGACGTTGCGATGGTGATATCGCGGCTACTCCGGCGCAAGATTCTCAAAGACAAGGACGTCCCAATAACGGAAGGATCACCGCCACCGATAACACGGATATCGGCAAAAATGAAGGTG GCATTCGCACGGACAGTCCCGACAACGATAGCGCATTTTCGGACACGGTTTCGATGCTGTCCAGCGAGAGTTCAGCGAGCAGCAGCGGCTCGGGACACAAGCCACCTCAGAGCGCCATGCATACGGCTCCTCAACAACAGCCGCATCAACTTATGG atGCCGCGAGCAGAGCGAAAGCCGAGAAGATACGGCTGGCGTTGGAAAAGATGAGAGAGGCAAGCGTTCAAAAGCTCTTTATTAAAGCTTTCACGTTGGATGGGAGCGGCAAAAGTCTCCTCGTAGACGAGGGTATGAGCGTGGCTCACGTATCGAGGCTTCTCGCGGACAAGAATCACGTGCCAATGGATCCAAAATGGGCCGTAGTCGAACACTTGCCGGATCTCTTTATGG AAAGAGTATACGAGGATCATGAGCTATTGGTGGAAAATTTGTTACTATGGACGAGAGATTCGAAGAACAAGTTGTTATTCGTCGAGAGGCCGGACAAAACACAACTCTTCCTAACTCCTGAGAGATTTCTGTTAGGTCCCTCGGATAGGTGTAGCAACGAATACGACGATCATTCgcgtaatatattattggaGGAATTCTTCTCGAGCAGTAACGTCGGCGTTCCCGAG GTCGAAGGACCGTTGTACTTGAAGTCCGACAGTAAGAAGGGTTGGAAAAAGTATCATTTCATACTACGAGCATCTGGCCTTTATTACTGGCCCAAAGAGAAAGCTCGTACCGCCAGAGATCTCGTATGTTTAGCCACGTTCGACGTGAACCAAGTTTATTACGGTGTCGGCTGGAAGAAAAAGTACAAAGCACCGACTGATTTTTGTTTCGCCGTAAAGCATCCGAGATTACAGCAACCCAAATCGACGAAATACATAAAGTTTTTATGCGCGGAAGACAACGCGTCTTTGGAGCGATGGATGGTAGGCATTAGAGTGGCCAAATACGGTAGGCAGCTAATGGAGAATTACAGAACATTGGTGGACGAGCTCGCGCAGGAAGACCTCGATCTATTGGCGCACGCGAGATCGTGCTCGGTCAGCTCGATCGCCGTACCACCTAATCAAACTCAATATAATACGACCAACGACAATGCTCGGCAATTCATCGAAAATGCAAGGCACGAGACCCAAGCGACGGCGAGGCAATACGATGGTCAACAACGGCAGAGTTACAATTCGGAACAGCGACAAAGTTATAACAACGATGGAAGGCTTAGCAGAGCCAGTAGTTCGAGTTCAAGCGGATGTTTGTCCGATGGAGCACCGAGTAGTTGCGAG gtGGCCTTCGAGTGTGGAGAATTTCCAACCGGAACGATAAAGCGAAAACCTTCCATGAACCCGAAACTTCCGCTAACGTCGATCACGAGGCAATTGAAGGAGGTGGGCGAGACGGTACGCGACGAGCCGGACTCTTGTCCGAGTCCAACCAGCTCTGGTTCAGGTACCTTAACCAGAAGACATAGCCGCAGAAGAAGCGGTACCGATTCGGATGGATCGGGCACCCTAAAAAGACATCACAGATCCGGCAACGCTACTCCGGTCAGTCCTGTACCACCTGGAACGCcggtgagagagagagccagtCCTATGGGATACGGGAGAACGGAGAGTCAAGAGTCCAAGACGCCGACCAGTCCTATACAACCGTGTATG ATGGATTCTATCACGTCGCTGCCACCTCCACCGTCGCCCTCGAGAGTCGCCGAAGAAGGGGAATCGGATAGCGAACCTttaccaccgccaccaccagaAATGTTCCGTTCGAATCTCTCCCTGGACTCGTTACCGCCACCGCCAGGTGTAGGCGAACTTCCAGTTTGTAACACGCCCGAGTTGACTGGCTCCTCGTTGAGTCTCGCTTCCTTACCACCGCCGCCAAGTCCTCTGGTCGGTGAGACCGGCACGATACGCCGTGCGAGACCGGCGAAAACTTCGAGTCCAGCGAACTCTATGACACCCGAGAGTACGCCTACGCACGCCGCTTCCTCCAGGCCATCCAATAGCAACAATCAGACGTATACGAGCGCGACGAGTATCGCGACGCCAAATGCTTCTGCTCTTCAAAACAGTCAGAGTTACGGAAGCAGCAGCAACGCCGCGACGAACTCGTCGAATTCTCCACACAGTTCCTATCCTGGCTCGAGCGCCAGCACACCGACATACGCACCGAGTTCGCCAAGTTTCACGTCCCCACCACCCTTCGTTCCACCCCCGGCTTATGGTTCTCAAGCGCAACATGTCGGCACGCAAAGCTTAACGAGACAAAATTCGAAAACCGAGTCGATCTACGGGAGTCATCAGAGTGGCCACAATACCGTACCCAATCCGATCAGGCCCAATCCGAACATGGACACGGTCAGAAGGAGTGCCATGAAGCAAGGTACGAGCCATTATGCCGCTCCGCCCTATCTCGCCGAATTGAAAGCCGCATCTAGCCCGCAACCGCAGCGTCGAGTGACCATTCAAGAACCACCGACCTCGCCCAAGTCGAAAGGCGGTACGGGCAAAAAGATAACGTTCAATTTACCGGCGCAACAAGAACCCGGTAGTCCAGCGTTGCCGCAAAGAAAGCCAATGCCACCGAGAAGATCCGACAGTACCAGATTGACTTCGCCGAAAAAACTAGCTGCCTCGGATCAGGCACCACCTGGTGACTTTTTGAAGGATCTACAACGCGttatgagaaagaaatggcAGGTCGCGCAAAAGTGTAAACTCGACTCGACCACGACGCCCCACGAGGTCTTAGGTTTTCGAGATCCGCCACCTGCCGTAGCCGACTACAGAGAGACCAATGTCTCCAATTGGGTACAGGAGCATTACGGAGTGGACAATCTCTATGAAAACGTTTACACGACGGATCCGCATGCACCGCTCGAATATGCCTCAAGTCCTGCTCGTCAGCCTACCGTCAGATTCGCCGACGAAAATCGTAGCATCAATATCGTCAACGTAATCGCCAGTAAAAGGAGACCACCTCCGCCACCGCCGAAAAGGGCGGAGACCACACATCTGACCACGACCAGGGCGATGCACTGA